Proteins from a genomic interval of Halorussus rarus:
- a CDS encoding DUF211 domain-containing protein: MPPIRRIVADVLKPHEPSLAAFARRMAGVEGVAGASVSLIELDKEVQNVKLTVEGEEVSADRLEEAIEDVGGSLHSIDEAAAGEYVVEERSTPQD, encoded by the coding sequence ATGCCACCGATTCGTCGAATCGTCGCCGACGTGCTGAAGCCCCACGAACCCTCGCTGGCGGCGTTCGCCCGCCGGATGGCCGGGGTCGAGGGCGTCGCGGGCGCGAGCGTCTCGCTCATCGAACTCGACAAGGAGGTCCAGAACGTCAAGCTCACCGTCGAGGGCGAGGAGGTCTCGGCCGACCGGCTCGAAGAGGCCATCGAGGACGTGGGCGGGAGCCTCCACTCGATAGACGAGGCGGCGGCCGGCGAGTACGTCGTCGAGGAGCGGTCGACCCCGCAGGACTAG
- a CDS encoding universal stress protein — MYDSILVPVDGSEQSSRALDHAVGHAETYDAAVHLLFVVDVASLPAEVDAAPVAERLDTYGERIVAGAADRVGAADVDRIETAVVPGVPHQAILDYADDNDVDLVVMGTHGRTGLDRYLLGSVTERVVRRSPVPVLAVRTDEAAAASGE; from the coding sequence ATGTACGACAGCATCCTCGTGCCCGTCGACGGCAGCGAGCAGTCGAGTCGCGCGCTCGACCACGCGGTCGGCCACGCCGAGACCTACGACGCCGCGGTCCACCTCCTGTTCGTGGTCGACGTGGCGTCGCTGCCCGCCGAAGTGGACGCCGCGCCGGTCGCGGAGAGACTCGACACCTACGGCGAGCGCATCGTCGCCGGCGCGGCCGACCGCGTCGGGGCCGCCGACGTCGACCGGATCGAGACGGCGGTGGTCCCGGGCGTCCCGCATCAGGCTATCCTCGACTACGCCGACGACAACGACGTCGACCTCGTCGTGATGGGGACCCACGGCCGGACCGGGCTCGACCGCTACCTGCTCGGGAGCGTCACCGAGCGGGTCGTCCGGCGCTCGCCGGTGCCCGTGCTCGCGGTCCGTACCGACGAGGCGGCCGCGGCGAGCGGGGAGTAG
- a CDS encoding DJ-1/PfpI family protein, with the protein MSGKQLLMIVGDFGEDYEIMVPFQTLQAVGHEVDAVCPEKEEGDTVKTAVHDFRGDQTYVESRGHNFQLTASMDEVDPAEYDGLVLPGGRAPEYLRTHDEVLDAVRHFFEADKPVAAICHAAQILAAADVVEGRTCSAYSALEADVERAGGEYYDGVTTDGNLVTGRDWSDHVEWLSQFLDVLGTEIDHGESAAAEPAEE; encoded by the coding sequence ATGTCCGGCAAGCAACTGCTGATGATAGTCGGCGATTTCGGCGAAGACTACGAGATCATGGTACCCTTCCAGACCCTCCAGGCCGTGGGCCACGAGGTCGACGCGGTGTGCCCGGAGAAGGAAGAAGGTGACACCGTCAAGACAGCGGTCCACGACTTCCGGGGCGACCAGACGTACGTGGAGTCGCGGGGCCACAACTTCCAGCTCACGGCGTCGATGGACGAGGTCGACCCCGCGGAGTACGACGGACTCGTGCTGCCCGGCGGGCGCGCGCCCGAGTACCTCCGGACCCACGACGAGGTGCTCGACGCGGTCCGGCACTTCTTCGAGGCGGACAAGCCGGTCGCCGCCATCTGTCACGCCGCCCAGATTCTCGCGGCGGCCGACGTCGTCGAGGGCAGGACCTGCTCGGCGTACAGCGCGCTCGAAGCCGACGTGGAGCGCGCGGGCGGCGAGTACTACGACGGCGTGACCACCGACGGCAACCTCGTGACGGGGCGCGACTGGAGCGACCACGTCGAGTGGCTCTCGCAGTTCCTCGACGTGCTCGGGACCGAGATCGACCACGGCGAGTCGGCGGCCGCGGAACCGGCCGAGGAGTAG
- a CDS encoding transcription initiation factor IIB, with product MTSTRIQSYDEQTDVTERTDEDERPASEREDEQICPECGGRVTSDEEHGETVCSDCGLVIDEDNVDRGPEWRAFDASEKDQKSRVGAPTTKMMHDKGLSTNIGWQNKDAYGKSLGSRQRQKMQRLRKWNERFRTRDSKERNLKQALGEIDRMASALGLPEDVRETASVIYRRALDEDLLPGRSIEGVATASLYAAARQTGTPRSIDEVANVSRIDEMEFKRTYRYIVRELSLQIQPADPEDYVARFASELGISDESERRARELLRNAKRQGIHSGKSPVGLAAAAVYAGPLLTNEKVTQAEVSDVAQVSEVTIRNRYHELLEASESGSVAA from the coding sequence ATGACGAGTACACGAATCCAGAGCTACGACGAACAGACCGACGTAACAGAGCGAACGGACGAGGACGAGCGGCCGGCGAGCGAGCGCGAGGACGAGCAGATCTGCCCCGAGTGCGGCGGGCGGGTCACCTCCGACGAGGAGCACGGCGAGACCGTCTGCAGCGACTGCGGTCTCGTCATCGACGAGGACAACGTCGACCGCGGGCCGGAGTGGCGCGCGTTCGACGCCAGCGAGAAGGACCAGAAGAGCCGGGTCGGCGCCCCGACGACCAAGATGATGCACGACAAGGGGCTGTCGACCAACATCGGCTGGCAGAACAAGGACGCCTACGGCAAGTCGCTCGGCAGTCGCCAGCGCCAGAAGATGCAGCGGCTCCGCAAGTGGAACGAGCGGTTCCGCACCCGCGACTCCAAGGAGCGCAATCTCAAGCAGGCCCTCGGCGAGATCGACCGCATGGCCTCCGCACTCGGCCTTCCCGAGGACGTGCGCGAGACCGCGTCGGTCATCTACCGGCGGGCGCTCGACGAGGACCTCCTCCCGGGCCGCTCCATCGAGGGCGTCGCCACCGCGTCGCTGTACGCCGCGGCCCGCCAGACCGGGACGCCCCGGTCGATCGACGAGGTCGCCAACGTCAGCCGCATCGACGAGATGGAGTTCAAGCGGACGTACCGCTACATCGTCCGGGAGCTCAGCCTCCAGATCCAGCCGGCCGACCCCGAGGACTACGTCGCGCGGTTCGCCAGCGAACTGGGCATCTCCGACGAGTCCGAGCGCCGGGCCCGTGAACTGCTCCGGAACGCCAAGCGCCAAGGCATCCACAGCGGGAAGTCGCCGGTCGGCCTCGCGGCCGCCGCGGTCTACGCCGGCCCGCTGCTGACCAACGAGAAGGTCACGCAGGCCGAGGTCAGCGACGTCGCGCAGGTCAGCGAGGTCACCATCCGGAACCGCTACCACGAGCTGCTCGAGGCCTCCGAGAGCGGTTCGGTGGCGGCGTAA
- a CDS encoding phosphoribosyltransferase, whose translation MFKDRTDAGRQLADLLADRDVEADVVLGIPRGGLPVARAVADALGAPLDVVVASKLGAPDSPELAIGAVASDGSLWRNEDLIDQLGVDEAYVERERDAETEAAREKLERYRGTADLPDLADKRVVVVDDGLATGATTIAALRQVRAAGADSVVLAVPVGSPDAVERLRAEADDVVAVETPPHFSAVGQFYRSFDQISDEEAMAYLDR comes from the coding sequence ATGTTCAAGGACAGAACCGACGCCGGACGACAGCTCGCCGACCTGCTCGCCGACCGCGACGTGGAGGCCGACGTGGTACTGGGGATACCCCGGGGTGGCCTGCCGGTCGCGCGGGCGGTCGCGGACGCGCTCGGCGCGCCGCTCGACGTGGTGGTCGCCTCGAAGCTGGGCGCGCCGGACAGCCCGGAACTCGCCATCGGCGCGGTGGCCAGCGACGGGTCGCTGTGGCGCAACGAGGACCTCATCGACCAACTGGGCGTCGACGAGGCGTACGTCGAGCGCGAACGCGACGCGGAGACCGAGGCCGCGCGCGAGAAACTCGAACGCTACCGGGGGACGGCCGACCTGCCGGACCTCGCGGACAAGCGCGTGGTCGTCGTGGACGACGGTCTCGCCACGGGAGCGACCACTATCGCGGCGCTCCGGCAGGTCAGGGCGGCGGGGGCCGACAGCGTCGTCCTCGCCGTGCCGGTCGGGTCGCCCGACGCCGTCGAGCGCCTCCGCGCCGAGGCCGACGACGTCGTGGCCGTCGAGACGCCGCCGCACTTCAGCGCCGTCGGCCAGTTCTACCGGTCGTTCGACCAGATCTCCGACGAGGAGGCGATGGCGTACCTCGACCGCTGA
- a CDS encoding fumarylacetoacetate hydrolase family protein — translation MQFVRYTDGAGPAWGVRTDDEIHALADFPAGEPSYQDLTNPRYLERVERAVENAALTVVDAGEVSLLAPVPQPPKIVCAGLNYRDHAEEQDEEIPDVPLLFAKAPTTVTNPGSPIVHPEGEQVDYEVELAVVVGRTARDLDEDEVRDYVAGYTVLNDVSGRDAQFSDGQFFRGKSYDTFSPMGPALVAGDDFEPNAVDVTLRVDGETKQSSNTEQFIFDVDELVSYISHNMTLEPGDVVSTGTPGGVGIFRDPVDLLEPGQTCEAEIEGIGTLANPVVEE, via the coding sequence ATGCAGTTCGTTCGATACACCGACGGTGCCGGCCCCGCGTGGGGCGTCAGAACCGACGACGAGATTCACGCGCTCGCCGACTTCCCGGCCGGCGAGCCGTCGTACCAGGACCTCACGAACCCGCGCTACCTCGAACGGGTGGAGCGAGCGGTCGAGAACGCGGCCCTCACGGTCGTCGACGCCGGCGAGGTGAGCCTGTTAGCGCCGGTGCCTCAGCCGCCGAAGATCGTCTGCGCCGGCCTCAACTACCGCGACCACGCCGAGGAGCAGGACGAGGAGATCCCCGACGTGCCGCTCCTGTTCGCGAAGGCGCCGACCACGGTCACGAACCCGGGCAGTCCCATCGTCCACCCCGAGGGCGAGCAGGTCGACTACGAGGTCGAGCTCGCGGTCGTCGTCGGTCGCACCGCGAGGGACCTCGACGAGGACGAGGTCCGGGATTACGTCGCTGGATACACGGTGCTCAACGACGTGAGCGGCCGGGACGCGCAGTTCTCGGACGGCCAGTTCTTCCGCGGCAAGAGCTACGACACGTTCTCGCCGATGGGCCCGGCGCTGGTGGCGGGCGACGACTTCGAACCCAACGCGGTCGACGTCACCCTCCGGGTCGACGGGGAGACCAAGCAGTCCTCGAACACCGAGCAGTTCATCTTCGACGTCGACGAACTGGTGTCGTACATCAGCCACAACATGACCTTGGAGCCCGGCGACGTCGTCTCGACCGGAACCCCCGGCGGCGTCGGCATCTTCCGCGACCCCGTCGACCTGCTCGAACCGGGCCAGACCTGCGAGGCCGAGATCGAGGGCATCGGGACGCTCGCGAACCCGGTCGTCGAGGAGTGA
- a CDS encoding DUF362 domain-containing protein yields the protein MDQNSSRSSLAVPEESIREACGETPLPELGVVEQVWVTDPIPRDEIADRAGAAFGSLPLEDVPDGGEIALGVGSRGIANLDVIVAGVVAEAQDRGYEPFVFPAMGSHGGATAEGQREMLADLGVDESTVGCEIRSSMDVVEVGRTADRDVPVVADANAVEADAIVPINRIKPHTDFDGTVESGLSKMLVIGMGKQRGAKIAHDWAVDWSLRNMVPEITEQLLDELPVVGGVAILEDQRDDTALLEGVPPAGFLDREAELLERAYDVMPTLPFDDLDVLVLDQQGKDISGQGMDTNVIGRRPFAIQEPEPDLPDIKRIYTRSLTETTHGNAMGMGSADFVHADLLAEIDMPTTLINALTASTTRGVRLPPAVETDRAGLVAALSTIGIVDPDEVRVLRAADTMHLQRLYASTALVEEARDRDDLRVVEEPSPVEFDAGDFAAPSPHAAGDADE from the coding sequence ATGGACCAGAACTCGTCGAGGAGTTCGCTCGCAGTCCCGGAGGAGTCGATCCGCGAGGCGTGCGGCGAGACCCCGCTCCCGGAGCTCGGCGTCGTCGAGCAGGTGTGGGTGACCGACCCGATTCCGCGCGACGAGATAGCCGACCGGGCCGGGGCGGCCTTCGGGTCGCTCCCCCTCGAAGACGTCCCCGACGGCGGGGAGATCGCACTCGGCGTCGGGAGCCGGGGCATCGCGAACCTCGACGTCATCGTCGCGGGCGTCGTCGCCGAGGCCCAGGACCGCGGGTACGAACCGTTCGTGTTCCCGGCGATGGGGAGCCACGGCGGCGCCACCGCGGAGGGCCAGCGCGAGATGCTCGCCGACCTCGGCGTCGACGAGTCGACCGTGGGCTGCGAGATCCGGTCGAGCATGGACGTCGTCGAGGTCGGCCGGACCGCCGACCGGGACGTGCCGGTCGTCGCCGACGCCAACGCGGTCGAGGCGGACGCCATCGTCCCGATCAACCGGATCAAACCCCACACCGACTTCGACGGTACGGTCGAGAGCGGCCTCTCGAAGATGCTCGTCATCGGGATGGGCAAGCAGCGCGGCGCGAAGATCGCCCACGACTGGGCGGTCGACTGGTCGCTCCGGAACATGGTCCCCGAGATCACCGAGCAACTGCTCGACGAACTGCCGGTCGTCGGCGGGGTCGCCATCCTCGAGGACCAGCGCGACGACACGGCGCTCCTCGAGGGGGTCCCGCCGGCGGGCTTCCTCGATCGGGAGGCGGAGCTCCTCGAACGGGCCTACGACGTCATGCCGACGCTCCCGTTCGACGACCTCGACGTGCTGGTCCTCGACCAGCAGGGCAAGGACATCAGCGGCCAGGGGATGGACACGAACGTCATCGGTCGCCGGCCGTTCGCCATCCAGGAGCCCGAACCCGACCTGCCGGACATCAAGCGCATCTACACCCGGTCGCTCACCGAGACGACCCACGGCAACGCGATGGGCATGGGGTCGGCGGACTTCGTCCACGCCGACCTCCTCGCGGAGATCGACATGCCGACCACGCTCATCAACGCGCTGACCGCGAGCACGACCAGGGGCGTCCGGCTGCCGCCCGCGGTCGAGACCGACCGCGCGGGGCTGGTCGCGGCCCTGTCGACCATCGGCATCGTCGACCCCGACGAGGTCCGGGTCCTCCGCGCGGCCGACACGATGCACCTCCAGCGGCTCTACGCCTCGACGGCGCTCGTCGAGGAGGCGCGCGACCGCGACGACCTCCGCGTCGTCGAGGAGCCGTCGCCCGTCGAGTTCGACGCGGGCGACTTCGCGGCGCCGTCCCCGCACGCGGCGGGCGACGCGGACGAATAG
- a CDS encoding Gfo/Idh/MocA family protein has product MQEIGIIMNGVTGRMGTNQHLIRSILAIREDGGVELPGGERVLPDPILVGRNERKLRRLSEEHGVERWAADPDLETCLDGDDEIYFDSQVTPRRPDALLKAIEAGKDVYCEKPLAGDLDTALEVARAAERSDVKHGIVQDKLWLPGLLKLQRLIDQDFFGDILSVRVEFGYWVFTGHVQPAQRPSWNYRAEDGGGIIDDMFSHWSYVLENLFGSVETVQCLEKTHIPERVDENGDPYEATADDAAYAIMELEDDVVAQLNSSWTTRVNRDDLLEIQVDGTEGSAVAGLRDCKTQHHSNTPKPEWNPDTPKEHDFYEDWERVPNNQEFENAFKHQWKKFIRHVVADEPFPWDFAAGARGVQLTEASYESSDEGRRVAIDPLEI; this is encoded by the coding sequence ATGCAAGAGATTGGCATCATCATGAACGGCGTGACCGGCCGAATGGGCACCAACCAGCATCTCATCCGCTCCATCCTGGCGATCCGGGAGGACGGCGGGGTCGAGCTCCCCGGCGGCGAGCGGGTGCTGCCGGACCCGATACTGGTCGGTCGGAACGAGCGCAAACTCCGCAGGCTGAGCGAGGAACACGGCGTCGAGCGATGGGCCGCCGACCCGGACCTCGAGACCTGCCTCGACGGCGACGACGAGATCTACTTCGACTCGCAGGTGACCCCGCGGCGCCCCGACGCCCTCCTGAAGGCCATCGAGGCCGGCAAGGACGTCTACTGCGAGAAGCCGCTGGCCGGCGACCTCGACACCGCGCTCGAGGTGGCCCGCGCGGCCGAGCGGAGCGACGTCAAGCACGGCATCGTCCAAGACAAGCTCTGGCTCCCCGGGCTGCTGAAGCTCCAGCGGCTCATCGACCAGGACTTTTTCGGCGATATCCTGTCGGTCCGCGTCGAGTTCGGCTACTGGGTGTTCACCGGGCACGTCCAGCCCGCCCAGCGACCGTCGTGGAACTACCGCGCCGAGGACGGCGGCGGCATCATCGACGACATGTTCTCCCACTGGAGCTACGTCCTCGAGAACCTGTTCGGGAGCGTCGAGACGGTCCAGTGTCTCGAGAAGACGCACATCCCGGAGCGCGTCGACGAGAACGGCGACCCGTACGAGGCGACCGCCGACGACGCCGCCTACGCCATCATGGAACTCGAGGACGACGTCGTCGCGCAGCTCAACTCCTCGTGGACCACCCGGGTCAACCGCGACGACCTGCTCGAGATCCAGGTCGACGGGACCGAGGGCAGCGCGGTCGCGGGCCTGCGGGACTGCAAGACCCAGCACCACTCCAACACCCCCAAGCCGGAGTGGAACCCCGACACGCCGAAGGAGCACGACTTCTACGAGGACTGGGAGCGGGTGCCGAACAACCAGGAGTTCGAGAACGCGTTCAAGCACCAGTGGAAGAAGTTCATCCGCCACGTCGTCGCCGACGAGCCGTTCCCCTGGGACTTCGCCGCGGGCGCCCGGGGCGTCCAGCTCACCGAAGCCAGCTACGAGTCCTCGGACGAGGGACGGCGCGTCGCAATCGACCCCCTCGAAATCTGA
- a CDS encoding Gfo/Idh/MocA family protein: MGVNIGYVGIDHHHRDPYFAVASELDATVTAVCEPGRRVDVANIAAMDERPDEVTTEGQDVADLVAGAAVYEDPHELVADADVDVVWITYRSDETPAIIESAVEHGVHAISEKPIARTAADLEDVARKAKEAGVTVSPTMYYRKNPVAMELRDRVRDGFFGDVWTVEGRFNASQLSYRNTDHYIYDEATSRGGALQWVGPHWVDVIPWVLDDPIARVNAEFHEAEETDVEAGAVLQFETRDGTLGTYHTGYYLSDRGKDTHLGVYGTDAQALTPLHHDSLQHEPTVPLEMTSEDPDWTAAPTRTTEFEFSYDRFPAWGDFVQDYFEAYFDGYETGDVPATVDDAVQLLRVLDAAYESGDTGGWVGVAD; the protein is encoded by the coding sequence ATGGGCGTGAACATCGGCTACGTCGGCATCGACCACCACCACCGCGACCCGTACTTCGCCGTCGCGAGCGAACTCGACGCCACCGTCACGGCGGTCTGCGAGCCCGGCCGACGGGTGGACGTCGCCAACATCGCCGCCATGGACGAGCGACCGGACGAGGTCACCACGGAGGGACAGGACGTCGCCGACCTCGTCGCTGGCGCGGCGGTGTACGAGGACCCCCACGAACTCGTCGCCGACGCCGACGTCGACGTGGTCTGGATCACGTACCGGAGCGACGAGACGCCTGCCATCATCGAGAGCGCGGTCGAACACGGCGTCCACGCCATCAGCGAGAAACCCATCGCCCGGACGGCCGCCGACCTGGAGGACGTGGCCCGGAAGGCCAAGGAGGCGGGCGTCACCGTCTCGCCGACGATGTACTATCGGAAGAACCCGGTCGCGATGGAACTGCGCGACCGCGTCCGGGACGGCTTCTTCGGCGACGTGTGGACGGTCGAGGGCCGGTTCAACGCCAGCCAGCTCTCCTACCGGAACACCGACCATTACATCTACGACGAGGCGACGAGTCGCGGCGGCGCGCTCCAGTGGGTCGGTCCCCACTGGGTCGACGTCATCCCGTGGGTCCTCGACGACCCCATCGCCCGGGTGAACGCCGAGTTCCACGAGGCGGAGGAGACCGACGTCGAAGCGGGCGCCGTCCTCCAGTTCGAGACCCGCGACGGGACGCTCGGCACCTACCACACCGGCTACTACCTGAGCGACCGCGGCAAGGACACCCACCTCGGCGTGTACGGGACCGACGCCCAGGCGCTGACCCCGCTCCACCACGACTCGCTCCAGCACGAGCCGACGGTGCCCCTCGAGATGACGTCGGAGGACCCCGACTGGACGGCCGCCCCGACACGCACCACCGAGTTCGAGTTCTCCTACGACCGGTTCCCGGCCTGGGGCGACTTCGTCCAGGACTACTTCGAGGCGTACTTCGACGGGTACGAGACCGGCGACGTCCCCGCGACAGTCGACGACGCCGTCCAACTGCTCCGGGTCCTCGACGCGGCGTACGAGTCGGGCGACACCGGCGGTTGGGTCGGGGTCGCGGACTGA
- a CDS encoding IclR family transcriptional regulator: MTGTDESKTLQTTATSIEVLELLEEFNGARISEIADRMDRPKSTIHGHLATLNDKEFVVQEGDFYSLGPELLRLGNHVRTREDGFVLAREFTERLFEEVGLRSIFAVEMGGKAVFVHTASGNKMGWTHERLGNRLYLHNTAVGKAILAEFPDSRVDQVLDEWGLPEETANTITDREALFAELEEIRDQGYAVNNAENFRELHAIGVAATRQSGDVIGGFSVTGPEHSITDEGRERRLADAVKEIVNEFELELALA, from the coding sequence ATGACGGGGACGGACGAGTCGAAGACGCTCCAGACGACCGCGACGTCGATAGAGGTACTCGAACTCCTGGAGGAGTTCAACGGCGCCAGGATCTCCGAGATCGCCGACCGGATGGACCGGCCGAAGAGCACGATACACGGCCACCTGGCGACGCTCAATGACAAGGAGTTCGTGGTCCAGGAGGGGGACTTCTACTCGCTGGGGCCGGAGCTCCTTCGACTGGGAAACCACGTCCGGACGCGCGAGGACGGCTTCGTGCTCGCGCGCGAGTTCACCGAACGGTTGTTCGAGGAGGTCGGACTCCGGTCCATCTTCGCCGTCGAGATGGGCGGGAAGGCGGTGTTCGTCCACACGGCGTCCGGGAACAAGATGGGCTGGACCCACGAGCGGCTCGGCAACCGGCTCTATCTCCACAACACGGCGGTCGGCAAGGCGATACTCGCCGAGTTCCCGGACTCGCGGGTCGACCAGGTCCTCGACGAGTGGGGGCTCCCCGAGGAGACTGCGAACACGATCACGGACCGCGAGGCGCTGTTCGCCGAACTCGAGGAGATCCGCGACCAGGGGTACGCGGTCAACAACGCCGAGAACTTCCGGGAGCTCCACGCTATCGGCGTCGCGGCGACCAGACAGTCGGGCGACGTCATCGGGGGGTTCAGCGTCACCGGACCGGAGCACTCCATCACCGACGAGGGCCGGGAGCGCCGGCTCGCGGACGCGGTCAAGGAGATCGTCAACGAGTTCGAACTGGAACTCGCGCTCGCGTAG
- a CDS encoding ABC transporter substrate-binding protein, giving the protein MSDREPSAAEEQIVDDLDNVLPGGIDRRKFLHGSLSSLGAMMLAGCTGGGGSQETTTTDEGTTAGGGGTTTAGGGSFTDETNAVFTTPWKKEPSWGHAHVAEGRGYWADEGVPNIDGVRGNGSDTEAQNIGVGNKPMGISSLTTALSVYPETQDTEALDMSIVGLARGRPLLSLIWRKDQMQDRSDIAGKTILAASGFAAATSEVYPNLVGVDPSEVTIEEGTEEVAAPRLANNEVQAIWGSIDLYPTYQEQVDAELGVTPLTAFGAFPGFPIWVNDNWYENKENNVEFMSHVLTGYFKAMKWGLLNQSEYLDYLKSEVNPNLRTWTEGELVGQHSVNCAQAVTLAMQDNGLGYFTEDDISFVLDNAASALVDNPDALPSASDLVDRRAYEQSEKVTFTDQEWNQLAENAGEIWGIFEQAESGN; this is encoded by the coding sequence ATGTCCGACCGAGAACCGAGTGCGGCGGAAGAGCAGATAGTGGACGACCTGGACAACGTTCTCCCGGGGGGTATCGACCGACGGAAGTTCCTGCACGGCTCGCTGAGTTCGCTCGGCGCGATGATGCTGGCCGGCTGTACCGGCGGCGGGGGGAGCCAGGAGACCACGACGACCGACGAGGGAACGACGGCGGGCGGCGGGGGAACCACCACCGCCGGAGGCGGGTCGTTCACGGACGAAACGAACGCCGTCTTCACGACGCCCTGGAAGAAGGAGCCGTCGTGGGGACACGCGCACGTCGCCGAGGGCCGGGGCTACTGGGCGGACGAGGGCGTCCCCAACATCGACGGGGTGCGCGGGAACGGTTCGGACACGGAGGCCCAGAACATCGGCGTCGGCAACAAGCCGATGGGCATCAGTTCGCTGACGACGGCGCTGAGCGTCTACCCGGAGACCCAGGACACCGAGGCGCTGGACATGAGCATCGTGGGACTGGCCCGGGGGCGACCGCTCCTGTCGCTCATCTGGCGCAAGGACCAGATGCAGGACCGGTCCGACATCGCCGGCAAGACGATCCTGGCGGCCTCGGGATTCGCGGCGGCGACCTCGGAGGTGTACCCCAATCTGGTCGGCGTCGACCCGAGCGAGGTGACAATCGAGGAGGGGACCGAGGAGGTGGCCGCGCCCCGACTCGCCAACAACGAAGTCCAGGCCATCTGGGGCTCCATCGACCTCTACCCCACCTACCAGGAGCAGGTCGACGCCGAACTCGGCGTGACCCCGCTCACGGCCTTCGGCGCGTTCCCCGGCTTCCCGATCTGGGTCAACGACAACTGGTACGAGAACAAGGAGAACAACGTCGAGTTCATGTCCCACGTGCTGACCGGGTACTTCAAGGCCATGAAGTGGGGGCTGCTGAACCAGTCGGAGTACCTCGACTACCTCAAGTCCGAGGTCAACCCCAACCTCCGGACCTGGACAGAGGGGGAGCTGGTGGGCCAGCACTCCGTGAACTGCGCCCAGGCGGTCACGCTGGCCATGCAGGACAACGGGCTCGGCTACTTCACCGAGGACGACATCTCCTTCGTCCTCGACAACGCCGCGTCCGCACTGGTCGACAATCCGGACGCGCTCCCGTCCGCGAGCGATCTCGTCGACCGGCGCGCCTACGAGCAGTCCGAGAAGGTCACGTTCACCGACCAGGAGTGGAACCAGTTGGCCGAGAACGCGGGCGAGATCTGGGGCATCTTCGAACAGGCCGAGTCCGGTAACTAA
- a CDS encoding ABC transporter ATP-binding protein has product MSNEIAGEPHDSGVSSSDRMITYDGVDKVYGTDPAEESVTALEDIDLDIERGEFVSVVGPSGCGKTTLLHLAAGILGPTNGSVEINGASVHSADHERKEVGLVFQHPVALEWRTVRKNVLLPVQILRENGAIDGDMDEYRERADELISLVGLDGFGDSYPNELSGGMQQRVTISQALIYNPSVLLMDEPFGSLDAMTKDELNLELLRIWRETEKTILFITHDLDEAVFLSDRVVVLSPRPGQVVDDIEIDLDRPRDEETRGSERFVELSTRLHQHFKSLK; this is encoded by the coding sequence ATGAGTAACGAGATTGCGGGAGAGCCCCACGATTCGGGGGTCAGCTCCTCGGACCGGATGATAACGTACGACGGCGTCGACAAGGTGTACGGGACCGACCCGGCCGAAGAGTCGGTGACCGCGCTCGAGGACATCGACCTCGACATCGAGCGCGGGGAGTTCGTCTCCGTCGTCGGGCCCTCGGGCTGCGGGAAGACGACGCTGCTGCACCTCGCCGCCGGAATCCTGGGACCGACGAACGGTTCCGTGGAGATAAACGGTGCGAGCGTCCACAGCGCCGACCACGAGCGCAAGGAGGTCGGGCTCGTGTTCCAGCACCCCGTCGCGCTGGAGTGGCGGACGGTGCGGAAGAACGTCCTGCTCCCGGTCCAGATACTCCGGGAGAACGGAGCGATCGACGGCGACATGGACGAGTACCGCGAGCGCGCCGACGAACTCATCTCGCTCGTGGGACTCGACGGGTTCGGCGACTCCTACCCGAACGAGCTCTCGGGCGGGATGCAACAGCGCGTGACGATCAGCCAGGCGCTGATCTACAACCCGTCCGTGCTCCTGATGGACGAGCCCTTCGGGTCGCTCGACGCGATGACGAAGGACGAGCTGAACCTCGAACTGCTGCGGATCTGGCGGGAGACCGAGAAGACCATCCTGTTCATCACCCACGACCTCGACGAGGCGGTCTTCCTCTCCGACCGCGTCGTCGTCCTCTCGCCGCGTCCGGGCCAGGTAGTCGACGACATCGAGATCGACCTCGACCGACCGCGCGACGAGGAGACGAGGGGGTCCGAGCGCTTCGTCGAACTGTCCACCAGACTTCACCAGCACTTCAAGAGTCTGAAATGA